The Saccharopolyspora gloriosae genome has a segment encoding these proteins:
- a CDS encoding phosphatidate cytidylyltransferase, whose translation MSASVPDPPSRPSRAGRDLRAAIAVGVVLGAAIILSLLMLRHLFIGIVAVAAAVSTVELAGALRRGADIKVSLLPVLVGGQLMIWLSWPFGLRGLLVAFTITTLSCLAWRFRLGVDGYLRDVTASVFTAAYVPMFASFAAMLVVPEDGAFRALCFMIGVVASDTGGYAFGVLLGRHPMAPLISPKKSWEGFAGSMLTGTVGGALSVTLLLEGQWWQGALFGAALVCSATLGDLMESVIKRDLGIKDMGNLLPGHGGLMDRMDSLLPSAVVAWMMLFWLIPQ comes from the coding sequence ATGTCCGCTTCCGTACCGGACCCGCCGTCGCGTCCGTCTCGGGCAGGTCGTGACCTGCGAGCGGCGATCGCGGTCGGCGTCGTGCTCGGCGCCGCGATCATTTTGTCGTTGCTGATGCTGCGGCACCTGTTCATCGGCATCGTCGCGGTGGCGGCCGCGGTCTCCACGGTGGAACTGGCCGGGGCGCTGCGCCGCGGCGCCGACATCAAGGTCAGCCTGCTGCCGGTGCTCGTGGGTGGGCAGCTGATGATCTGGTTGTCCTGGCCGTTCGGGCTGCGCGGGCTGCTGGTGGCGTTCACGATCACCACGCTCAGCTGCCTGGCGTGGCGTTTCCGGCTCGGCGTGGACGGATATCTGCGCGACGTGACGGCCTCGGTGTTCACCGCCGCTTATGTGCCGATGTTCGCGTCGTTCGCGGCGATGCTGGTGGTGCCGGAGGACGGCGCGTTCCGCGCGTTGTGCTTCATGATCGGCGTGGTCGCCTCGGACACGGGGGGGTATGCGTTCGGGGTGCTGCTGGGCAGGCATCCGATGGCGCCGTTGATCAGTCCGAAGAAGTCCTGGGAGGGCTTCGCGGGTTCGATGCTGACGGGCACCGTCGGCGGTGCGTTGTCGGTGACGCTGCTGCTGGAGGGCCAGTGGTGGCAGGGGGCATTGTTCGGTGCGGCTCTGGTGTGCAGCGCGACGCTGGGCGACTTGATGGAGTCGGTCATCAAGCGAGATCTGGGCATCAAGGACATGGGCAATCTGCTGCCGGGGCACGGCGGTTTGATGGATCGGATGGATTCGTTGCTGCCGTCCGCGGTGGTGGCGTGGATGATGCTGTTCTGGTTGATCCCGCAATGA
- a CDS encoding class I SAM-dependent methyltransferase, which yields MIEAGAEHRITPSPNIWHWPDVYERENRAQDSTGALWSALRARCEWTGLDVVDVGCGDGFHLGVFAESARSVIGVEPHAPLVERARRRVSGLAGVDVRQAPAQRLPLADASVDLVHARTAYFFGPGCQPGLAEAERVLRPGGTLAIIDLDGSCEPYGKWMRADAPRFDPQAVERFFQLHGFVSEQVRTVWRFGDRAELAEVLAIEFSPKVARRALREVSGCALDVGYRLRIRTRPRGLVRGP from the coding sequence GTGATCGAGGCCGGGGCGGAGCACCGGATCACGCCGAGCCCGAACATCTGGCACTGGCCGGACGTGTACGAGCGGGAGAACCGGGCGCAGGATTCGACCGGCGCGCTGTGGAGCGCGCTGCGCGCCCGGTGCGAGTGGACGGGCCTGGACGTGGTGGACGTCGGGTGCGGCGATGGTTTTCACCTGGGGGTCTTCGCGGAGTCCGCGCGGTCGGTGATCGGTGTGGAGCCGCACGCGCCGCTGGTGGAGCGGGCGCGGCGGCGGGTCTCCGGGCTTGCCGGTGTTGATGTGCGCCAAGCTCCCGCCCAGCGGCTGCCGTTGGCGGACGCGAGTGTTGATCTGGTGCACGCGAGGACCGCGTACTTCTTCGGCCCGGGATGCCAACCGGGGTTGGCCGAGGCTGAGCGGGTGCTGCGGCCCGGGGGCACCTTGGCGATCATCGATTTGGACGGTTCGTGCGAGCCCTACGGGAAGTGGATGCGGGCGGATGCGCCGCGGTTCGATCCGCAGGCGGTGGAGCGGTTCTTCCAGCTGCACGGATTCGTGAGCGAGCAGGTGCGGACCGTGTGGCGGTTCGGCGATCGTGCGGAGCTGGCCGAGGTGCTGGCGATCGAGTTCTCGCCGAAGGTGGCGCGTCGTGCGCTGCGCGAGGTCTCCGGATGCGCGCTGGACGTGGGCTATCGCCTGCGAATTCGCACTCGGCCGCGTGGCCTGGTCCGCGGTCCTTGA
- a CDS encoding metal-dependent transcriptional regulator, with protein MAERPSASVEDYVRAIYGLSERGVAVTNATLTQRLGLSPSSVSGMITKLAQLGLVTHVRYRSVELTSDGRRLAYDVLRRHRLLELFLVEVLDYTWDEVHPEADALEHAVSDELIEHIAAKLGNPTHDPHGDPIPTADGVVEKPTTRLLDQVEPGTVGTIARVWDTDSDLLRYLTDHGMTLGARIEVVERKPFGGPLVVRIGEPAQAETHFLGTEIAGTLSIRS; from the coding sequence ATGGCCGAACGCCCGTCGGCGTCCGTCGAGGACTACGTCCGGGCGATCTACGGGCTCAGTGAGCGCGGGGTGGCCGTGACCAACGCGACGCTGACGCAACGGCTGGGGCTGAGCCCCTCGTCGGTGTCCGGGATGATCACCAAGCTGGCGCAGCTGGGACTGGTCACCCACGTTCGGTACCGCAGCGTCGAACTCACCTCGGACGGCCGCCGGCTGGCCTACGACGTGCTCCGCAGGCACCGGCTGCTCGAACTGTTCCTGGTGGAGGTGCTCGACTACACCTGGGACGAAGTGCATCCGGAGGCCGACGCGCTGGAACACGCCGTCTCCGACGAACTCATCGAGCACATCGCCGCCAAGCTAGGCAATCCCACGCACGACCCGCACGGCGACCCGATTCCCACGGCGGACGGGGTCGTCGAGAAGCCCACCACCCGGCTGCTCGACCAGGTCGAGCCCGGCACCGTCGGCACCATCGCACGGGTGTGGGACACCGATTCGGATTTGCTGCGCTACCTCACCGACCACGGCATGACGCTGGGCGCGCGGATCGAGGTCGTGGAGCGCAAACCGTTCGGCGGCCCGCTCGTGGTGCGCATCGGGGAACCGGCGCAGGCCGAGACGCACTTCCTCGGCACCGAGATCGCGGGCACGCTCTCGATCCGGAGCTGA
- a CDS encoding metal ABC transporter permease — MNDIAIWLLEPLQFGFMRRALLVSVVAALVCSVLSCWVTLIGWSLLGDAVSHAVLPGVVLAYVFALPFSVGAFLFGGLAVAMIGAVRGTTKLKGDAAIGVVFTGLFALGVVLVSRIPSQVDLNHILFGNVLGVTDGDIAQVLVISAVTLTVAMIKRRDLTLYSFDPTHAHAIGLRPRLIGALLLTMLALTVVVALQAVGVILVTAMLITPGATAFLLTRRFPRMLAAASALSVGSGITGTYLSFHLDTSTGGMIVLCQAALFLLTYLFAPGQGLLREMLRRRARRAETATAA, encoded by the coding sequence ATGAACGACATCGCGATCTGGCTGCTGGAACCGCTGCAATTCGGGTTCATGCGGCGTGCGCTGCTGGTGAGCGTCGTGGCGGCGCTGGTGTGCTCGGTGCTGTCCTGCTGGGTGACGCTGATCGGCTGGTCCCTGCTCGGGGACGCCGTGTCGCACGCCGTGCTTCCCGGTGTGGTGCTCGCCTACGTATTCGCGCTGCCGTTCTCCGTCGGCGCGTTCCTGTTCGGCGGGCTGGCCGTGGCCATGATCGGCGCCGTGCGCGGCACCACGAAGCTCAAGGGCGACGCTGCGATCGGGGTCGTGTTCACCGGGCTGTTCGCGCTGGGCGTGGTGCTGGTGTCGCGCATCCCCAGCCAGGTCGACCTCAACCACATCCTGTTCGGCAACGTCCTCGGCGTCACCGATGGCGACATCGCGCAGGTCCTGGTGATCAGCGCGGTCACGCTGACCGTGGCGATGATCAAGCGCCGGGACCTCACGCTCTACTCGTTCGACCCCACCCACGCACACGCCATCGGGCTGCGGCCGCGCCTGATCGGGGCGCTGCTGCTGACCATGCTCGCGTTGACCGTGGTCGTCGCGTTGCAGGCCGTCGGAGTCATCCTGGTGACGGCGATGCTGATCACTCCGGGAGCCACCGCGTTCCTGCTCACCCGGCGCTTTCCCCGGATGCTGGCCGCGGCCTCGGCGCTGTCGGTGGGCAGCGGCATCACGGGCACCTACCTGAGCTTCCACCTGGACACCTCCACCGGCGGCATGATCGTGCTCTGCCAGGCGGCGCTGTTCCTGCTCACCTACCTGTTCGCGCCCGGGCAAGGCCTGCTGCGAGAAATGCTGCGCCGGCGCGCACGGCGAGCGGAGACGGCGACCGCCGCGTAG
- a CDS encoding metal ABC transporter ATP-binding protein codes for MSVQARHVTVSYRDTLALDDVTVDIAPGRVCGLLGVNGSGKSTLFKSLMGLVRPDKGEIRLLGRDPKRARSDGLIAYVPQSEAVDWTFPVTVSDVVLMGRYGRMGPMRRARPADRAAVADALERVGLTDLARNPIGALSGGQRKRAFVARGIAQEAELLLLDEPFAGVDKGSEAMISELLRGLRDEGRTIMISTHDLAGAPALCDEAVLLHQRVLAHGPIAEVLAPETLARTFGVPEGAR; via the coding sequence ATGAGCGTGCAGGCCCGGCACGTCACCGTTTCCTACCGCGACACGCTCGCACTCGACGACGTGACCGTGGACATCGCGCCGGGCCGAGTCTGCGGACTGCTCGGCGTCAACGGCTCCGGCAAGTCGACGCTGTTCAAATCCCTGATGGGCCTGGTGCGGCCGGACAAGGGCGAGATCCGGCTGCTCGGCCGGGACCCGAAGCGCGCCCGCAGTGACGGGCTCATCGCCTACGTGCCGCAGTCCGAGGCGGTCGACTGGACTTTCCCCGTCACCGTGTCCGACGTGGTGCTGATGGGCCGCTACGGCCGGATGGGACCGATGCGCCGCGCCCGGCCCGCCGACCGAGCCGCCGTCGCCGACGCGCTGGAACGGGTCGGACTCACCGACCTGGCCCGCAATCCGATCGGCGCGCTGTCCGGCGGCCAGCGCAAACGCGCCTTCGTCGCCCGCGGCATCGCGCAGGAGGCCGAACTGCTGCTGCTGGACGAACCGTTCGCCGGGGTCGACAAGGGATCCGAGGCGATGATCAGCGAGCTGCTGCGCGGGCTCCGCGACGAGGGCCGCACGATCATGATCTCCACCCACGACCTCGCCGGCGCCCCCGCGCTGTGCGACGAGGCGGTGCTGCTGCACCAGCGGGTCCTCGCGCACGGTCCCATCGCCGAGGTGCTCGCCCCCGAAACGCTCGCCCGCACCTTCGGCGTGCCGGAAGGAGCCCGATGA
- a CDS encoding metal ABC transporter substrate-binding protein codes for MLVALAATLPLVTACDIDLSRADDGKRSVVTTFTVLADMTRAVAGDAIHVESIAKPGAEVHGYEPTPSDLLTAAKSDLVLDNGLGLESWFAQFVQRSEAPHVTLSAGIDPIPVEAGGYQGKANPHAWMSPRNAKIYVANIRDALTRLDPAHAETFRGNAENYTRRLDEIETYLRTEIARIPEPQRALVSCEGAFSYLARDTGLREAYLWPVNSDEEGTPQQIKNTTRFVNERRVPAVFCESTVSDKAQRQVAEETGARLGGKLYVDSLSEPGGPVPTYLDLLRHDAETIVTGLSGGAR; via the coding sequence GTGCTCGTCGCCCTGGCCGCGACCTTGCCACTGGTGACGGCCTGCGACATCGACCTGAGCCGAGCCGACGACGGCAAGCGCTCCGTGGTCACCACCTTCACCGTGCTCGCCGACATGACCAGGGCCGTCGCCGGGGACGCGATCCACGTCGAGTCGATCGCCAAGCCGGGCGCCGAGGTGCACGGCTACGAACCCACGCCCAGCGACCTGCTCACCGCCGCGAAATCCGACCTGGTGCTCGACAACGGGCTCGGCCTGGAAAGCTGGTTCGCCCAGTTCGTGCAACGCAGCGAAGCCCCGCACGTGACGCTCAGCGCCGGGATCGACCCGATCCCCGTCGAGGCCGGCGGCTACCAGGGCAAGGCCAATCCGCACGCCTGGATGTCGCCGCGCAACGCCAAGATCTACGTCGCGAACATCCGCGACGCGCTCACCCGGCTGGACCCGGCGCACGCCGAGACGTTCCGGGGCAACGCCGAGAACTACACGCGGCGGCTCGACGAGATCGAGACTTACCTGCGCACCGAGATCGCCCGCATCCCCGAACCGCAGCGCGCCCTGGTCAGCTGTGAAGGCGCGTTCTCCTACCTCGCCAGGGACACCGGACTGCGCGAGGCGTACCTGTGGCCGGTCAACAGCGACGAGGAAGGCACTCCGCAGCAGATCAAGAACACCACCCGGTTCGTCAACGAGCGTCGCGTCCCGGCCGTGTTCTGCGAATCCACCGTGAGCGACAAGGCCCAACGCCAGGTCGCCGAGGAGACGGGTGCGCGACTCGGCGGCAAGCTCTACGTCGACTCCCTCTCCGAACCGGGCGGGCCGGTCCCCACCTACCTGGACCTGCTGCGCCACGACGCCGAGACCATCGTCACCGGACTCTCCGGAGGTGCCCGATGA
- the rlmN gene encoding 23S rRNA (adenine(2503)-C(2))-methyltransferase RlmN: MSTSLPLVFDAPKRGMPPRHLADLSAEERRAAVSELGEKAFRAKQLAHHYFGRLNADVESMTDIPAASRDKLGADLLPTLLSQVRTLDTDEGTTRKTLWRAHDGTMIESVLMRYSERATVCISSQAGCGMACPFCATGQGGLQRNLSTAEIVDQVRTAAAMMRDGEVPGGPGRLSNVVFMGMGEPLANYKRVIAAVRRICDPAPDGLGLSQRSVTVSTVGLVPAIKRMTEEQLHVTLAVSLHTPDDELRDTLVPVNNRWNVAEVLEAARGYADHTGRRVSIEYALIRDVNDQPWRADLLGKLLHKHLGQFAHVNLIPLNPTPGSKWDASPKPVQREFVQRVRDAGVPCTVRDTRGQEIAAACGQLAAEA, translated from the coding sequence ATGTCGACTTCACTTCCGCTGGTCTTCGACGCGCCCAAGCGCGGCATGCCCCCTCGCCACCTCGCCGATCTGTCGGCCGAGGAGCGCCGCGCCGCGGTGAGCGAGCTGGGCGAGAAGGCGTTCCGCGCGAAACAGCTCGCGCACCACTACTTCGGCAGGCTCAACGCGGACGTGGAGTCGATGACCGACATCCCCGCGGCGAGCAGGGACAAGCTCGGCGCGGACCTGCTGCCCACGTTGCTGAGCCAAGTGCGCACGCTGGACACCGACGAGGGCACCACGCGCAAGACGCTGTGGCGCGCGCACGACGGCACGATGATCGAGAGCGTGCTGATGCGCTATTCCGAGCGCGCCACCGTCTGCATTTCCAGCCAGGCGGGCTGCGGGATGGCCTGCCCGTTCTGCGCGACCGGCCAGGGCGGCCTGCAGCGGAACCTGTCCACCGCGGAGATCGTGGACCAGGTGCGCACGGCGGCCGCGATGATGCGCGACGGCGAGGTGCCCGGCGGTCCTGGGCGGCTGTCGAACGTGGTGTTCATGGGCATGGGCGAGCCGCTGGCGAACTACAAGCGGGTCATCGCCGCGGTGCGCCGGATCTGCGATCCCGCGCCGGACGGCCTCGGCCTGTCGCAGCGTTCCGTCACGGTCTCCACGGTGGGCCTGGTGCCCGCGATCAAGCGGATGACCGAAGAACAGCTGCACGTGACGCTGGCGGTGTCGCTGCACACGCCGGACGACGAACTGCGGGACACGCTGGTGCCGGTGAACAACCGCTGGAACGTCGCCGAGGTGCTCGAAGCGGCGCGCGGTTACGCCGACCACACCGGGCGGCGAGTGTCCATCGAGTACGCCTTGATCCGCGACGTCAACGACCAGCCGTGGCGCGCGGACCTGCTCGGCAAGCTGCTGCACAAGCACCTGGGCCAGTTCGCGCACGTCAACCTGATCCCGCTGAACCCGACGCCGGGCAGCAAGTGGGACGCCTCGCCGAAGCCGGTGCAGCGCGAGTTCGTGCAGCGCGTCCGCGACGCGGGTGTCCCGTGCACGGTCCGCGATACGCGCGGGCAGGAAATCGCGGCGGCCTGCGGCCAGCTCGCCGCCGAGGCCTGA
- a CDS encoding carbonic anhydrase encodes MSVTDELLRNNDAYAAEFSGPLPLPPSKKVAVVACMDARLDVYRALGLNEGEAHVIRNAGGVITADEVRSLAISQRLLGTEEIILIHHTDCGMLTFTDAEFTASIQGETGIKPEWAPESFNDIDTDVQQSLQRIRTNPFIPRKDSVRGFVFDVATGKLREVG; translated from the coding sequence ATGTCGGTCACCGATGAACTGCTCCGCAACAACGACGCTTACGCCGCCGAATTCAGCGGCCCGCTCCCCTTGCCGCCGTCGAAGAAGGTCGCCGTGGTGGCGTGCATGGACGCCCGCCTGGACGTGTACCGCGCGCTCGGCCTCAACGAGGGCGAGGCGCACGTGATCCGCAACGCCGGCGGTGTGATCACGGCGGACGAGGTCCGCTCGCTCGCGATCAGCCAACGCCTGCTGGGCACCGAGGAGATCATCCTGATCCACCACACGGACTGCGGGATGCTCACGTTCACCGACGCCGAATTCACCGCGTCCATTCAAGGTGAGACCGGCATCAAGCCCGAGTGGGCGCCGGAGTCGTTCAACGACATCGACACCGACGTTCAGCAGTCCCTGCAGCGGATCCGCACCAATCCCTTCATCCCGCGGAAGGACTCGGTGCGCGGGTTCGTGTTCGACGTCGCCACCGGCAAGCTCCGCGAGGTCGGCTGA
- a CDS encoding DUF2631 domain-containing protein, with product MASTELETKPGQAIDPADEPSVDWGWHGGFPKGTQIAGWFTVFALLIMLVGNHQGILSGGHAFKTEDGWLVGLAAAVAIGLLVDLRRRR from the coding sequence GTGGCGAGCACGGAGCTGGAGACCAAGCCCGGTCAGGCCATCGACCCGGCCGACGAGCCGTCGGTCGACTGGGGCTGGCACGGCGGGTTCCCCAAGGGCACCCAGATCGCGGGCTGGTTCACCGTGTTCGCGCTGCTGATCATGCTGGTGGGCAACCACCAGGGAATCCTCAGCGGCGGCCACGCCTTCAAGACCGAGGACGGCTGGCTCGTCGGCCTCGCCGCAGCCGTCGCGATCGGCCTGCTGGTGGATCTTCGCCGTCGTCGCTGA
- a CDS encoding GlsB/YeaQ/YmgE family stress response membrane protein encodes MGIIGWIVLGLIVGAIAKLIMPGKDPGGILVTLLLGVVGAFVGGLIGNWIFHVGLESFWSWRTWLLAIVGAVIVLGIYRLIVGRTSKAAKGG; translated from the coding sequence ATGGGCATCATCGGATGGATCGTTCTCGGACTCATCGTGGGCGCCATCGCCAAATTGATCATGCCGGGCAAGGATCCGGGCGGGATTCTCGTCACCTTGCTGCTGGGTGTGGTCGGGGCTTTCGTCGGCGGCCTGATCGGGAACTGGATCTTCCACGTCGGATTGGAAAGTTTCTGGTCGTGGCGAACTTGGCTGCTGGCCATCGTCGGCGCGGTCATCGTGCTGGGCATTTACCGGCTGATCGTCGGCAGGACGAGTAAGGCCGCCAAAGGGGGCTGA
- the dxr gene encoding 1-deoxy-D-xylulose-5-phosphate reductoisomerase, producing the protein MLILGSTGSIGTQALDVIRNNPGRFRVAGIAAGGSDPAALATQALEFEVEAVAVAKGTAAEDVQLALYAEAQRLGYSTGDFRLPKLLAGPEATTELVRSTPADVVLNAVDGSRGLKPTLAALESGATLALANKESLVAGGSLVLRAAKPGQIVPVDSEHSALAQCLAGGKADEVDRLVLTASGGPFRGRKRHELEGVTLEQALKHPTWAMGTVVTINSATLVNKGLELIEARLLFDVDYDRIDVVVHPQSIVHSMVTFVDGSTLAQASPPNMRLPIALGLDWPNRIAKAAPPLSFSEASSWTFEPLDDEAFPAVSLARHAGSTGGCLPAIFNAANEEALAAFVEGNSGFTGIVQTVERTLAAADQWRGEPQSVDEVFAAEEWARVKSRELVAAGKGQ; encoded by the coding sequence GTGCTGATCCTCGGTTCGACCGGTTCGATCGGTACCCAGGCCCTGGACGTGATCCGGAACAACCCAGGCCGGTTCCGCGTCGCGGGCATCGCCGCCGGGGGCAGCGACCCGGCCGCGCTCGCCACGCAGGCCTTGGAGTTCGAGGTCGAGGCGGTGGCGGTGGCCAAGGGCACCGCGGCCGAGGACGTGCAGCTCGCGCTGTACGCGGAGGCGCAGCGCCTCGGCTACTCCACCGGGGACTTCCGGTTGCCGAAGCTGCTGGCGGGGCCGGAGGCGACGACCGAGCTGGTGCGGTCCACGCCCGCCGATGTGGTGCTCAACGCCGTTGACGGGTCGCGCGGGCTCAAGCCGACGCTGGCCGCGCTGGAGTCGGGCGCGACCTTGGCGTTGGCGAACAAGGAATCGCTGGTGGCGGGCGGTTCGCTGGTGCTGCGCGCGGCGAAGCCGGGCCAGATCGTGCCGGTGGACTCCGAGCATTCCGCGCTGGCGCAGTGCTTGGCGGGCGGCAAGGCGGACGAGGTGGACCGGCTGGTGCTGACCGCTTCGGGCGGGCCGTTCCGCGGCCGCAAGCGCCACGAGCTGGAAGGGGTCACGCTCGAACAGGCGCTCAAGCACCCGACGTGGGCGATGGGCACCGTCGTCACGATCAACTCGGCCACGCTGGTGAACAAGGGCCTGGAGCTGATCGAGGCGCGGCTGCTGTTCGACGTGGACTACGACCGCATCGACGTGGTGGTGCACCCGCAGTCGATCGTGCACTCGATGGTCACGTTCGTGGACGGTTCGACGTTGGCGCAGGCCAGCCCGCCGAACATGCGGCTGCCGATCGCGCTGGGGCTGGACTGGCCGAACCGGATCGCGAAGGCCGCGCCGCCGTTGTCGTTCTCCGAGGCGTCGTCGTGGACGTTCGAACCGCTCGACGACGAGGCGTTCCCGGCGGTGTCGCTGGCCCGCCACGCCGGTTCCACCGGCGGCTGCCTGCCCGCGATCTTCAACGCGGCGAACGAGGAGGCGCTGGCCGCCTTCGTCGAAGGCAACAGTGGTTTCACCGGCATCGTGCAGACTGTGGAGCGAACGCTCGCCGCCGCCGACCAGTGGCGCGGTGAACCGCAGAGCGTGGACGAGGTCTTCGCAGCAGAGGAGTGGGCGCGAGTGAAATCCCGCGAACTCGTGGCGGCAGGGAAGGGGCAGTGA
- a CDS encoding RIP metalloprotease, with amino-acid sequence MLVIVGIVLFFVGLLLSIAWHELGHLLTAKLFGVKVTQYMVGFGRTVWSRKTSETEYGVKLIPFGGFIRMIGMFPPKRDEEYGRTASSAPWRVMIEDAREAAAEEVTPEDAHRQFYQRKPWKRIIVMAAGPVMNLILAVLIFAGILMGYGKPELTTTVSSVSECVVAADVKDTASCPAGAPPSPAAAAGFQPGDKILEFNGQAYGSWTELQKAIRGSEGSVPIVVERAGQRVPLQADLIQDKRPSLEDSKKTEVVGFLGLSPDQILVQQDVGGVANTIGGFATLTAQKIVELPQRVPDLISAIGGQERSDDSPVGIVGASRIGGEVLSMDDVSVGARLITMMNLLAAVNLSLFVMNMLPILPLDGGHIAGALWESVRRGVAKLVRRPDPGPFDTARLMPLAYGVTLIFIAYSLLVLVADVVNPVTLL; translated from the coding sequence ATGCTGGTCATCGTCGGCATCGTCCTGTTCTTCGTGGGGCTGCTGCTGTCCATCGCCTGGCATGAACTCGGTCACCTGCTCACCGCGAAGCTGTTCGGTGTCAAGGTCACCCAGTACATGGTGGGCTTCGGCCGCACCGTGTGGTCGCGCAAGACCAGCGAGACCGAGTACGGCGTGAAGCTGATCCCGTTCGGCGGCTTCATCCGGATGATCGGCATGTTCCCGCCGAAGCGCGACGAGGAGTACGGGCGCACCGCCTCCTCCGCGCCGTGGCGCGTGATGATCGAGGACGCTCGGGAGGCGGCGGCCGAAGAGGTCACTCCCGAGGACGCGCATCGGCAGTTCTACCAGCGCAAACCGTGGAAGCGGATCATCGTGATGGCCGCGGGGCCGGTCATGAACCTGATCCTCGCGGTGCTCATCTTCGCCGGGATCCTGATGGGCTACGGCAAGCCGGAGCTCACCACGACGGTCTCGTCGGTCAGCGAGTGCGTGGTGGCGGCGGACGTGAAGGACACCGCGAGCTGCCCGGCCGGTGCTCCGCCGTCGCCGGCCGCCGCGGCCGGTTTCCAGCCCGGCGACAAGATCCTCGAGTTCAACGGCCAGGCCTACGGTTCGTGGACGGAACTGCAGAAGGCCATTCGCGGCTCGGAGGGCTCGGTCCCGATCGTCGTGGAGCGCGCCGGCCAGCGCGTCCCCCTCCAGGCCGACCTGATCCAGGACAAGCGTCCTTCGTTGGAGGACTCGAAGAAGACCGAGGTCGTCGGGTTCCTGGGGCTTTCGCCGGACCAGATCCTGGTCCAGCAGGACGTCGGCGGAGTGGCGAACACGATCGGCGGGTTCGCCACGCTCACCGCGCAGAAGATCGTCGAGCTGCCGCAGCGGGTGCCGGACCTGATCTCGGCCATCGGCGGACAGGAGCGGTCCGACGATTCGCCGGTGGGCATCGTCGGCGCCAGCCGCATCGGCGGCGAGGTGCTGTCCATGGACGACGTGTCCGTGGGTGCCCGGTTGATCACGATGATGAATCTGCTGGCGGCGGTGAACCTCTCGCTGTTCGTGATGAACATGCTGCCGATCCTGCCGCTGGACGGCGGGCACATCGCGGGTGCGCTGTGGGAGTCGGTGCGCCGAGGCGTCGCGAAGCTGGTGCGCCGGCCGGATCCGGGGCCGTTCGACACGGCGCGGCTGATGCCGCTGGCGTACGGGGTGACGTTGATCTTCATCGCGTATTCGCTGCTCGTGCTGGTCGCCGACGTCGTCAACCCGGTCACGTTGCTCTAG